Genomic segment of Malus domestica chromosome 15, GDT2T_hap1:
cctagaggtgtaggatgaggttgcgtcacttgagcaaatgtatgagaaacaaCAGAATGCGTatcaccacaatcaatcaatactctagcaaaatgactaagaatatttaacgtacccatgattaaatcaggattgttctgagcatcttgcagtgtcATGTTATGGATACGTCCCTGATTCTGTTGTCGTCTACCACGACCTCTGCTAGCATGAACACCACGTCCTTGTCTTGGCTGACCAGACTGCCTCGAAGATCCTGCACTGCTAGCAGTAATCTCTACCTACTGGGGCTATCCCCTTTGGTACCACTAGGATCCACCTGTTGAATGTGGCTGATAGGGCATAGAACCGCCCTGATACTAAGGGTAACCACCCTGATAATGAGGGTCTTGCGAATACTGATACTACCCTGAAGTATAAGGAGCGGCGTCGCCCTGATAAtgataagcaccaccacgaccagTCTGGCCATAACCACTAGATCCTGAAGTTTGCTGGGTTAGTGCAGGTGATGGTAAGGAAGGCTGTtggggcctctgctgattctgAGGGCAATGCGCAGCCCTATGCCCTATCTGTCCACAAGCATAACATGCACtgctgcctctcctacactccccgAAATGCCTATTGTTACATCTGCAGCATAAAAGAGCACCTGAACCACCAAAGTCCCTCTGCTTCTGAAATCTTGGGCCTTtagaaaatctaccacctctcctcaGCATATTAGAGCTCAAGCCTCCACTAGAAGAGGTGAAACTAACACCACTTTTCTTAAAACTCTGGCTCTTACGAGGTCCTTGAGATGATTGACCTTTACTTTTATCATCTTGCCTATGGTTCccgttcttttcttcttcatcttcactttcacTGGGCATGTTCTCTGAGTCCTCAATCTGCAATAAAActtcataaaactcctggtaagtggCACATGGAGTTAATGTCGCtatagaacgccatttcttcttagtacccaaccGAAAATGACGAAGCATCTCAACTGGATTAGCAACAACCTCCGGATCATATTGAGATAAATCAGTGAACctcctgtaatactcattcgCCGTCATTTTTCCTTGTTTCAGATGCGTAAACTCTTATTTCTTGTGATCAATATACTCAGGGGGAATGAACCCTTTTCGAAACAACTGTTTAAACACTTCCTAATCGGCTACTACCTCTGGTGGCATCTGATATGACTCCtatctccaccaggatgcaagCTCTGGACCCAAAAACCAAGTAttcgtctcgacccacctatcagaaggaagattcccctgactTTGCATCACAAGGAAAGTTTTCTCAACATGATTaagtgataagctcatatttatatatattttacataaattcacttgtcttttcttagttagttccttatatttttgagctatttactatgtttttgtgttttgtgtgatttatcaagcaaagaaaagaaaagtagcacaagtgagttattaagtaacaaattcgtcaaaactgcatgtgcagattagctgactttggaagcatgttatgaacagctcagaatgaatgagagaatgagccttatatgcttggaaagctacggatgtctattttctggagaaatttacggattgttaatatcattcttctagaagaagttatgggcattgtaacactgaaaggtttagaaaagggctaagcagatttggctaatgaAGTGAGAaggtaaaggcacttgttttgtgttttgctttgtcatcaacactcagcagtaAATAGGGTTATGAttcactcatttggctttggagcaagtggaaatgcacagctagaagatgaacaaggcacatggaagaaacatggacatcacacacacaaagagaaaggcatggcatggacagtttgacatgggcagaaaatgggtggattgttggctgaaataatgaagaatatgtgcgtgcaaatgcaaaggaaaaacacacacacatgggcaaaggataaactttctgagttgtaacattgctagttcTCTTTGGGAATTGTGTTAAacttagggggagtatcctgaaatatacttgcttgatcttaatgtacttttttcccTATGATTATGAGCTTTTTTCCCATTAGGTTTTTGCTATCTAactaacgaggcacccaccttgagCTGAtgatatccctgatgacgtcccataaacgtttcatttgactttgcatttctcacgcatttttccttagactatggatttgtccctactcgggtttttgccatagccttaggatttttttagtgagacttacttctTTATGCAAGTTcttaccttattgagaatagcATTGTTCCTAGAATTAGTGTCGGCGAGTCGATTTCCTCAACTTCTACATGATGCTGAATCtgccttgagtatttacacactcaagggggagtgttgtaaactttcctagtttaagtgtgattgtgtaaatcctagattagatttgattttagttattctttcctatatggacttgtattccttggggatgaaggaattcttctccctcttattactataaataaatgcacTACGTAGGAGGgaataacacacacattcccctacattCCTACAAACATCTCTCTCTACAATCTCTCCTTGTCGTCGGCCCTCTTCCCTTAGTaagataaaataggctacaacaacttttagtgtttttagagagtaggttattttttttaattagtcttgaattcaatttttgaaaatagtcctgtcaaacaaatttttaagacctaaaacttaaaaagttagatttgttaatttttttcttttttgttaatgTTCAAATTATATAACATCTTAAATTTAATCATTTTGAAGTATGGAAAAGAAGAAATCATATATAAGTGTAAGAAAGATGCATTGTAAGTGTAAAGTAGAGGAAAGCAAAGATGCTTATGTACTGATTGTGAGTACGATTCTCATTgatctcattttttttaacaattaaagaTTTAATTTATTAACGTtatcatttataaaaaaaaaaaaagaagagttaATTTACATGTAAGAGCGATTTGGTTTAATCAAATAATTGATAAGTGCATACATGATACGAGCCGTAagcacataaaataaaataaattacataaaagcgAATTGGTCTAACCAAATAACTCATTTAAGTGTAGGTATTAGTTCACACATTGCAAGTACATAAAAAAGAAAGTAGTCAAAGGCAAGGCAATAGTGAGTTAGTTTGACCAAAGAGCATGATGACCACTATAATGTATTTTCTAGTTAATACAAAGATCgactttggaaaaaaaaatcaatcaaatcaTAAGTCACTTAATCATAAAAATGtcagattttatgtttttaacttAGGAACATAGTTCAATTATTTATTAAGTAATTTTAACATAGACTAAACGATTTAAGATTTTGATTGATTTAAGGTAGTTTGATCTTTAAAGGGTGGTTCAAATTGAGATGTAGCATTACAAGAATAAGACGGAGAGTTTATAATATCAAATGAGAAAATTCAAATGAGAAAGATTGGTAGCATTCTTCATAAATACAGATTAAGTGCATGTACGATCTACATTGTTAGTATCGAAGGAGGAAGTAGTTACGCGCGTGAGTGATTTGATTCAACCAAATAATTGATCAACCAAATAATTGATTAAGTGCGTACATATCGTGCGTTGTAAGTGTAGGAAAAAATGTAGTTACGATTCTACCAAGTGCATGTACAACGGGCAACGCGACTATGAAAGaaatgacaaaaagaaaaaaagaaaaaaaaaagaaaaaaaaaaaaaggaaaaacctGAAAACTAGAATTAGCTCACCAAAGCGAGCAAAAACACAAAAGCTGAGAAGAAACAGGAAGGCAAAGCACCAGGTTCTTTCTCTCTGTCTGTGACTGTGTGTCTCTGCCTTTGATTTCTAATTTTGCGCCAATCAAAGTCCCCACAAATCTCCAATTCACTCTCTCTCCTAAAAATGTCAGCTTCTCCTTCAGGTAAAACTCAGAcctaaaccctctctctctctctctctctctctctctctctctctctctctctccctacacctctttctctctctagaaattcAGACTCACATTTCAATTCACACATACAGCAATCCGCACTCCACAATTTCTGTTTTCACTCCAACATTGTTTTGAATTTTCCACAGACTCACACGGCAAATGGAGGAAGCGAAAGCGCGACCCCCAAATTCGCCGGAACAAGCGCGAGGACGACGACGACGAAGACGACGACGCCTGTGCCGCCGCCGACGACGACAACGAGCTCGACCCGAACGACGACTCGGAGGACCCCCAACATAACCCCCCATCCGCTGCAGAACCCGATCCCGCCCCTCACGAGACCGAGGTCCTGGACGGTGGGGTCCGCGTCAGTGACTTTCCTCCCGTCGTTTTGCGCACCGTCAACCGGCCCCACTCCTCCGTTCTTGCCCTCGTCGCGCTCGAGCGAGGCAATCATTCCGGCGGGGACACCAAGGGGCCCGCCAGTCCCATTTTATTGGAGAATGTGTCGTACGGTCAGCTCCAGGCTCTGTCCGCCGTGCCTGCCGATAGTCCGGCGCTCGATCCGGACCGTGCAGATGGCTCCGTGGCGGCTTACGTGGTCACTCCGCCTTCGATTATGGAAGGCCACGGCGTTGTGAAGCTGTTTGGGAACAGAGTTCATGTGGTTCCAATGCACGCAGGTATATGTAGTTGCCCAACTCTCTCTTGACCTCTAGTTACTTGTGAGCTCAATAAAGTGGATAACAGTTGCTAAAGTAGTAGAATTTCTGAGTATTTTTTTGTTAGCTGCAGGATTTCATACTTGTTCTGTTGTGCAAGAAAGTGGCTGggaagtttttattttaataaccCATTTCGAGATTGGTTTTTCTGGAACATCTTTGTTGTACTCTTATGCTGGTGTCTTATGGAATTATCATGGTAGCCTAATAGCTGAACTGACCTGACTCGACACTTGTCTATTGTTTGGTTTGCTGACCTGGACAGACAATATGACGGTTATGTAATTACAAAAGATTTACTTTTGGGTTCAGACTCTGCTAACCTCTAAAATGATTTGGATTCCTAAGCGAGTATCGCATAGATTCTATATTTTCTGCACCTTAAAGCTTTGAGATTGCTTTTGTTGCAAACCGCTGTACATGTTTATTATGCATTTTTGTGTATGTAGATGCATATTAAAAATGGATTTCTCTTTGTTGGGATTCTCCTGTTTGCAGATTGGTTTTTACCTGCCACAGTGCATCGATTGGAGAGACAGGTGGTGCCGCATTTTTTCTCAGGAAAATCATTAGATCATACTCCTGAGCTATACATGCATTGTAGGAATGAAATTGTTGCCAAATACATGGAAAATCCAGCGAAGAGGCTTGCATTTTCTGATTTTTCACAATTATCTGGTCGTCTAAGTACTGAAGATTTGACTCGAATAATCCGTTTTCTTGATCACTGGGGAATTATCAATTACTGTGCTGAAGCACCCAGTCATGAGCTGTGGAATGGCAGTTCCTACTTAAGGGAGGAGGTAAATGGTGAGATTCAAGTGCAATCAGCTGATCTTAAGTCCATTGATAGTTTAATCAAATTTGACAAGCCCAGATGTAGGCTCAAGGCAGCTGAAGTTTATTCGTCATTGCCATGTCATGATGGTGATGATGTCTCTGATTTGGACAACACAATTCGGAAGCGTCTATCTGAAAACCATTGCAATTACTGTTCTTGTTCTCTTCCTAATGTATACTATCAGTCACAGAAGGAGGTACATATCTATCATCTCATTCATGTTATGTTTCTTCTGTCCATAATTCTATCAAATGGGTGGTATTTTTTCTTCAGAGGATGAATGAAACTGCAGGAACAAAGAATAGTACTTGTTGGCATGTTACCTTCATGTTGATGTGATTCCCAGGCCACTGCAAGATACCACAATAATTTTCGATGAAAATTTAACTAGCTTATCTAAACTGACTCAACTTATTGGCATCCTCAAGTGCAATTGAACTTTCATGATTTGATATTGAGCATTATACTGGTTCTTGTGATAACTTTTAGCACAAATGTCACATTTTCCTTTTCCATATTAGATGCATTACTATTAACAGCATGTCCTCGAGACCTCGTGTATTTTGGCCCGTTGTGTTATTTTATGTAAACGCCTGCAGAATAGCTGGTGGCTCTATCAATGGCAATGCTAGTTCAAGTCTTTGTTCAAGTTTGGACACGAGTACACCTTTAAAGCTTTAAAAGCATCTGGTATGAAGTTAATACCTAAAAGTTTGAGAGAGGGGGCCAAGTTTGGACACAACTACACCTCTAAAGCTTTAAAACCATCTGGTAGGTAGTTCATAACTAAATATAGATAGATAGGTAGGTAAGCTGACTTTAATTTCATGTTAATTCACACTTATAAGATTTTGCCTTTTATTAAGGAACTTTCTTACCCTAAGATTTTTCCCTTGATAAATTGACTTATTCATCTTATATATTGTTTCCCTTCACAGTAGAaagatattattaaacaaacaaaaaaaaaaaaaatctaaaatggGATTTATTTAAAGTTGCTTCTATTTGATTTAATAAGATATTGAGCACAAGTGATATTGTTTTACGGGCTTCAATTAGTTAAATTAAAGGattataaaaagaaagaaaatcttATTGTAATTTTAAAAGAAGCAGCCCTTTTAATTTGTGCTAAACAACTCTTTAACACTCCTTAATTTTTGATTTTTCAAATAAAAGATTAGCTGCAAACATATGAATTGACTAGTCTGTGCCGATACCTGAAGAGCATAAACCAAAGGTTAACTTATTAATTTCAACAGCCTTCAGGGCACTAATTCTCTTCCAGGTCTATTTCAAGCATTAGAAACACATTTGAAACCCTGAGCTATATTTGAATGATGTTGAAGTTTGCCTTTATACGTTAAAAGATAGTATGTCACCTTGATGAGTTTGAGTGGAGACAAAAGATCCTTGTAGCTGAACccaattatttatattaattcttaGTATAGTTTGGTTGAATTCTTATTCTCTACTGTAGTTAATTGGTGTCTTGTGCTTCAGGTTGATGTACTGCTGTGCTCTAATTGCTTCCATGAGGGAAGATATGTTGTTGGTCATTCAAACATAGATTTCATAAGGATGGATTCAACGAAAGATTATGGTGATCTGGATGGGGAAAGTTGGACTGCTCAAGAAACCCTACTGCTGCTCGAGGCAATGGAAATACACAATGAGAACTGGAATGAAATTGCTGAGTATGTTGGTTCAAAGTCAAAAGCACAATGCATCCTTCATTTTCTTCGTTTGCCTGTGGAGGATGGCCTGCTTGAAAATATTGAAGTTCCGGGCATGTCCCTGTCTTCCAATTCGTCGGATAGAGATGGTCATGGAGGATTTCATTCAAGTTCAAATGGGGATGCAGcaggttttttttatatttacttATGGTTCTCATTCTTGAGTAATCCTGATGCATTTTCTGCATTACATTCCGACTTATCTTTTCACAATTTGTCTTTAGGATCCTGCCTACAAGATGCTGATTCTGATAGTAGGTTCCCTTTTGCGAATTCTGGGAATCCAGTCATGGCCATGGTAGGTGACTAATCGGATGCATCATGATCCTTTATTTTCTTGTAATTCCCTTGAAACATATGGGCAGGTATCCTGGAAAGGTACTGTCCCAGTTATATAAAAGAAGCAAGATTACTTATTCTTTACTTTTGTGTCTTTGACACACCCCCGGTACCAAAGATAATGGaagcattttcttttcttttcatgaaGCGACTTTTTCATCTGTTTGGAAAATGGAAATGCTTTAAACGATGCAGCTAGACTATGCAGTCAGGACTCAGGATAAATATATTGATAGTGgcaaatattttaataaactgaGTATATTTGATTCTATGTTATCAACTAAGACGATGAATGGATGCAGCTTTTCAatggttcggttttttgttcTTGTTGCGTGGTTGGGACTAGGACCATGGATCGTATACAAATATTCTGAGGGTGCAAAGCATTCACTTGATGATAATTGGTTTACATTCTTGAGAGAGTGGTATTGAGGCGAGTGTACAACTAGTGCAAGCACAcaagaaacaaaagaagaagaatatgagATAAAAACTGATAATAGAGGGTAGAGTAAGTAGATTTCAAGATTACATGCTCTCTTAACATTGCGTTATTAGAGTTGTTGTGTAATTTGATTAGTCGTTTAAAGTAACGCTGAACAAGGTCTAGAGGGGATCTATCTAGATATATGAATGCCGAATTTATCGAAAGGGATAAAGGTTCTTCTAGATTTCACTTGAGTTCTCaattatgtgcaaatttaatGAGATAAAGGTTATCCAGACTTCACTTGTGTTCTTACATAGCTAACATGTGTATAATGTTTGCAGGTTTCATTTCTGGCCTCCTCTGTTGGGCCAAGAGTTGCTGCATCCTGTGCCCATGCAGCCTTGACTGTATTTTCTGAGGATAATGGTGTATCTGCCTCTGCAAGTATTATGGAAGGATCAGGCCATAGGTGATTTTCCCTTTTTGTAATGTTTTACAGCCAGAGTTAACTTTAATATATCCCTCATATCTTTTATTACCAAACTAGTTACCTGTGGAGTTCATAGGACTTTTTGTGGTTAGACATCCACAGTTAAAACCCCCCTTCCCCAATTTTTAACCCTCAAGTTGGTTTGTTAAATTCTTTTTGTAAAAGATTGAGTTCTCTTGTACTGCTAATCTAACACATTGGAAACCCGTTAAAAGTTTTTCATGTTGTAATTCCCGCATGTTCTTTATTGATATTGCAAAGTCTTTTCTGTTCCCCTAAAACTTGTTTCTGACCTATGAAGGACGAACTCTGAGAATATACAAGGTAGAGAAGGTGGTGCTCATGGAAATTCTGCAAATTCACTTCAGCAAAAGGGTAAGCCTTGAGTTTTCTATGTTTGTCTTGGATACTCTCTTCCAGTTATTTATGGATTAAATTCAAACTTCAGAAAAGAACTCAGCAG
This window contains:
- the LOC103401723 gene encoding SWI/SNF complex subunit SWI3C isoform X1, which produces MSASPSDSHGKWRKRKRDPQIRRNKREDDDDEDDDACAAADDDNELDPNDDSEDPQHNPPSAAEPDPAPHETEVLDGGVRVSDFPPVVLRTVNRPHSSVLALVALERGNHSGGDTKGPASPILLENVSYGQLQALSAVPADSPALDPDRADGSVAAYVVTPPSIMEGHGVVKLFGNRVHVVPMHADWFLPATVHRLERQVVPHFFSGKSLDHTPELYMHCRNEIVAKYMENPAKRLAFSDFSQLSGRLSTEDLTRIIRFLDHWGIINYCAEAPSHELWNGSSYLREEVNGEIQVQSADLKSIDSLIKFDKPRCRLKAAEVYSSLPCHDGDDVSDLDNTIRKRLSENHCNYCSCSLPNVYYQSQKEVDVLLCSNCFHEGRYVVGHSNIDFIRMDSTKDYGDLDGESWTAQETLLLLEAMEIHNENWNEIAEYVGSKSKAQCILHFLRLPVEDGLLENIEVPGMSLSSNSSDRDGHGGFHSSSNGDAAGSCLQDADSDSRFPFANSGNPVMAMVSFLASSVGPRVAASCAHAALTVFSEDNGVSASASIMEGSGHRTNSENIQGREGGAHGNSANSLQQKEKNSAAHGSWGQNEAGVIPIPAEKVKAAAKAGLAAAALKAKLFADHEEREIQRLSANIINHQLKRLELKLKQFAEVETFLMKECEQMEKTRQRMVSERARIMSTQFRPAGASPMSSAGAGPSMSNNNIGNNRQQIMSPSGSQPSISGYSNNQPVHPRMPFMPRQPMLGLGPRIPLTSIQSSSAAPNAMFNSAGTAQSTLNHPLLRPVPGTSSSLG
- the LOC103401723 gene encoding SWI/SNF complex subunit SWI3C isoform X2 yields the protein MSASPSDSHGKWRKRKRDPQIRRNKREDDDDEDDDACAAADDDNELDPNDDSEDPQHNPPSAAEPDPAPHETEVLDGGVRVSDFPPVVLRTVNRPHSSVLALVALERGNHSGGDTKGPASPILLENVSYGQLQALSAVPADSPALDPDRADGSVAAYVVTPPSIMEGHGVVKLFGNRVHVVPMHADWFLPATVHRLERQVVPHFFSGKSLDHTPELYMHCRNEIVAKYMENPAKRLAFSDFSQLSGRLSTEDLTRIIRFLDHWGIINYCAEAPSHELWNGSSYLREEVNGEIQVQSADLKSIDSLIKFDKPRCRLKAAEVYSSLPCHDGDDVSDLDNTIRKRLSENHCNYCSCSLPNVYYQSQKEVDVLLCSNCFHEGRYVVGHSNIDFIRMDSTKDYGDLDGESWTAQETLLLLEAMEIHNENWNEIAEYVGSKSKAQCILHFLRLPVEDGLLENIEVPGMSLSSNSSDRDGHGGFHSSSNGDAAGSCLQDADSDSRFPFANSGNPVMAMVSFLASSVGPRVAASCAHAALTVFSEDNGVSASASIMEGSGHRTNSENIQGREGGAHGNSANSLQQKGVIPIPAEKVKAAAKAGLAAAALKAKLFADHEEREIQRLSANIINHQLKRLELKLKQFAEVETFLMKECEQMEKTRQRMVSERARIMSTQFRPAGASPMSSAGAGPSMSNNNIGNNRQQIMSPSGSQPSISGYSNNQPVHPRMPFMPRQPMLGLGPRIPLTSIQSSSAAPNAMFNSAGTAQSTLNHPLLRPVPGTSSSLG